TCCGGCGGGCGTGGAACAGCCGGCTCATCACGGTTCCCAGGGAAACTCCCTGGACGTCGGCAATCTCCCGGTAGGTCAGGCCACCGTCCACGTAGAGGACGAGCGCCTGCCGCTGCAAGGCGGGGAGGGACGCCAGAGCCGTTTGGACCTGCTGTCTCAGTTCCTCGCCGTCGAGCCGCTCCTCACGGGGGGAGTGCATCGAGGACTGCAAGTCCGCCTGTCGGGACCAGGATTCGCAGCGGTTGTGCCGTTGCCGCTGCCGTCCGATGTCTAGGGCCACGCGGCTGACCACCCGCATCAGCCAGGTCTTGAACCGGCTTTGGCCGCGGAACTGATGCCATTGGGTCAGGACCTTGATGAACCCCTCCTGGACGGCATCCAGGGCATCGGCCTCGTTTCCGAGAAGCCGCCAGGCCACCCGGTACGCGGCGGTTCGGTGCCGCTCGAAGAGCAAGGCGAAAGCCAGCGGATCCCCGGATTGGCCCCAGCGCGCCAGGAGCAGCTCGTCGCTGGCCAGACGCAGCCCCTCCTCTCCGGCCTTGCCCACGGGGGACTGAGCGCCTCGCTCCGCTGGCAGACTTTCCTTCTCGCCGGACATCGGCTCTCCCCCTGCTTTAGACGGAAAATCCCAGCTCATCCATGCAATTCCCTGCTGGAAAGTCCGTGCTCCTGGCCGTCGCGGCGGACTCCGGCGGCGGTCCCGGCTGAGCTTGTCTCTCCGGCTGCTTCCATATACTATATGGACGATCCGTGGCTTACAGTCACGGAGGCCGGTTTCAGCCCAGCGCTTTCCCCCAGCGGGAGTTGGAGTTATGGCCAAGAAACGGCGCGGACCCTCACGCCTCGACCTACGACGGCAATACGAAGCCCTCGAAGCCAGCGGACAAGAGGACGACGACGAACTCGACGAAGAGGCCGACGAGGCCGAGGACCTCGACGAGGATATCGACGACCTGGACGACGAGGACCTCGAAGACGAGGACCTCGAAGACGAGGAAGAGGCCGAAGAGGAAGAGTTCGAGGACGAGGACGAGGTCCCGAAGAAGAAAAAGAAGAAGAAGAAAGCCAAAGCGGCTCCCAAGCCGGCGGCGAAACGGCCAGCACGCGAAGAACGCCGACGAGCCGTTTGGGTCATCTTCGACAACACCAACAAACGGGTCGAAACTTTCCCCTTCCAGCAACGGGCCGCTGCGGAGGCCGCCCTCGCCCGTCGACTCGAAGAGAAAAAAGGCCACTACTACCTCAACCTCGTCAAGGACCCCATCGGGGAATAGTTCTCCTGCCGCTCGGCTTCCCGCCGTCGGTGAGATTCCTCCCAGACTCCGCCCTTCGTCAGGTTACGCTATCGCCTCTGACTCCCCGGATGTGCTCCGGGGAGTGGGTTTCGCGCGGAGGAAAAAAGTTCTTCCCGTTCTCGATTTCCCCCTGTCTATCAGGCGCTCGAAACTGTCGCTTTCTCGCGGAGCATATCCTGGACTTCTTCCAGCCGCCAACTGATCCACAGAACATTGGGCAGCCGGATGGTTTCCCGTTCCGCTCCGGCCGTGCGCACGATCAAGTCTCCGGAGAAAAAGCCCAGAAGCCAGTGGCGGAACAGGTCATCCCGTTGCTTCTCGAAGGCAATTCCCATGGTGTCGAACGATCGGATGGAAGCGCCGATGTGCTCGCACACCCGGATTTGCCCTGGCGTGACGATCATGTAAGTGCGGCGGTCGAAGATGAAGACCGAAACCGCCCACATCAGGAAGACCGCGGTGGCGACGAATAGATACCCCGCCAAGTTGATGTATATGTGCAGGTGGAAGACCGCGCTGAGCACCGAGTCCCAACCGCCGGGGATCAGGGTGATGATCAAGGCGATCAGGGCCAGAGTCAGCAAGACCAGGAACGACCAGAGGCCGCGCATCGGTACATTCGTGATCAGAATGACCAACAGCAGGACCACGCAGAAGACCGGTCCCATCCAGGCCCGCTCGGAGACCCGCGGCTTGAAGGGCGGGTCTTCGCTGGGGTTTTCCGTCGCCAAGCGAGCCTGCTCCAGCGATTTCGTGGGGCGGGAAACCGCCAGGCGGTACACGATCGTTTTCTCGTCGGACAGTTCCGCCAACAAAGTCAGCTTGGAGCCGTCGGGCACGATGGCCAACCGCGTGTTGTCGAAGTAGGTGATCGCGGCCAGAATGTAGCCCAAAACCCAGATCGGCCACCAGTAGAACAGCATCGAGTGGCTGATCAGCTTGATCTCCCGCTTGGCGGCTGGAGCCGAACTGCCGCTGGTCGTAGGCGTACTCATGGTTCGCGTCCTTTAGGTCTGGAGGAAACACCTTCCACCGGAACACTCTGACTACAGGATTCGCTCCTGGGAGGATTTTCTTTGGCGGCGGGTGCCGCGGCTTCCCCAATTTCACCACCGTCCGACTTGGGGTGTGCATCAGGCTAAAGGAGTATTCCGGCCCTGTCAAGCGTGAGACTGCCAGAATTGCCGCAGGCGGCTTTGACGCACCTCGCTACATTCGTCCAGCCCTGGTGCCGAAACCGCGCCCCTCGGATGGAGCGAAAGAGCACGCTTCCCAGACACCGGGGATGCATGCCGGACGGGTCGGGACAACTCCTCCCAAAACTGCCTGGATGGCTTCCCCCTCCTTGGCGGGTCTGGGCAAAGACTCCTCAACCGCAAGACGCGGAAAGGCAGGCTGACCATTCCCTGGCGGCGGACCTCCCATGGTGCGGGCGTTTCCAGGCCGAACACCCAGCGGTTCGAGTCCGGACCGTCGATTCCCTCCTCGGATTGGCTGCGGTGTGCCAGGCGATAGTGGGAGTGATTCCCAGCGCTTGGCGAACCGTGTTCGGGACTGTTGGGTCGCTGTAGAGCCGCGACATCTGTTCGCTGTGGCATGATGATGCCCTGGGTCGGAGAAAGAGTTTGTCTAGGCACTGTAAATATGTACCAAAAAATGCCTGAAGTCAATAGGAAGTGAACATTTTTTCCAAAAATTTTTCTAAGTTGCTGGAAAACAGAATGTTATGGAAGGAAAAATTTTTTCCGACAGAGTTTGGCTACCTCGGAGAGAGCAGGGGAGTGGTGGTGCCCTCATCCCCCGGCCCCTTCTCCCGCCGCTGCGGTGGTGCCCTCATCCCCCGGCCCCTTCTCCCGCCGCTGCGGTGGTGCCCTCATCCCCCGGCCCCTTCTCCCGCCGCTGCGGGAGAAGGGGAGATGAAGAGGTGTGCGGCGGCGGGGGGGTTGCGGGGTCTGGTTTCCGATGGTACGCTGAAGCAGGTGGTTGCTAGGGGTGTCCCTAGCCGGCCCGGTGAGTGAGGCCGTTCGAGTGGCCGTGCGAGAGTGGAGGGTGAGGTATGCGCCGGCTGATGATCGCCGTTTTGGTCGCTGGTGGTTTGGCCGCTTCGTGGACAACTTGGGCGAATCCTCCTACGGAGGAGGCGAAGTCCCCCCACACCTTGGACAAACGTGTCGCCGCGCTGGAGAAGCGAGTGACCGAGCTGGAGCAACGAGTAGCCGAGCTGGAGGTCCAGTCCAAGGTCTCGTCGTCCTCGGCCATCGCTGTCAAATTGATTGGGAATTGGGCTGCGCGTGATGACAAACTTGGGGTGGTCGGGCTGCGGTTTATGGACGACGGGATGTGCCGCGTGGCCACCGTTGATCGTGAGAATCGGGTCGATTTCGCCTGGGGAACCTATGAGGTCGTGGGTAAGGCCGTGATGCTCATCCTTAAAGACGATTACGACCCGAAGGGCAAAGGCCCTTACCGCACCAGCTTTCTCATTGAGTCGATTGACGACAAGAACTTGACAATCCTAGGTCAGTTGCCGAACAAGGGGATCACGTTCGAGAGGCAGTAAGGGGCGTTCAATCTAACTCGGTAGGGGGCGGATGGCTGGGGACAAGTTTTTTCCCCGCTGCATTGCTCCAGCTTTTCCCGTAGGGCGAGGTGAGTTGTTCCAGCGCTGGGGTGGTGCCCTCATCCCCCGGCCCCTTCTCCCACTGCTGCGGGAGAAGGGGAGATGAAGAGGCGGGTAGGGGCAGGGCTGCGGGGATCGGACTGAGTGACATCAAAGTATCAGCGATGACACTGCGATTGGCGGCGGACGGAGTCCATCCTCCAGGGTGATGTCAGGTTTATGTCACCTTTCCTTTCCATCTTCAGGTCCCGATTATCGAACGGTCCCATGTCCTGGGGTGCGGTTTCCCAGCGCTAGGTGGTGCCCTCATCCCCCGGCCCCATCTCCCGCCGCTGCGGTGGTGCCCTCATCCCCCGGCCCCTTCTCCCGCCGCTGCGGTGGTGCCCTCATCCCCCGGCCCCTTCTCCCGCCGCTGGGGTGGTGCCCTCATCCCCCGGCCCCTTCTCCCGCAGCGGCGGGAGAAGGGGAGATGAAGAGGTGTGCGGCGGCGGGTTGCAGCAACGGCGAGAAAAGGTGATAATATCTTCATAGACAAGGCTTTCTTCCTGATGGGACGCGCGGCAACGTGCCGGCTTGCGGGGAACTGCGGGCCGGGCGCGAGCCATTGGGGGGAAAGTGAGCCGATCTGCGTGGGATCGGCCGTCCGCGTTGTGCGTGGACGAGTAGCCATGGTAGGAAGTTTATATTTGCGGAGCGAGCGGTTCAGGGCAGTGGTCCGTGGTCTGCGAGCTTTACTCGCGGGCCTGCTGGGGTGTTTATGCTATCTGGCCGGCGGGATGGTATGTGCGGTGTGGATGGGGGACGGCCGTGCGCCGGGCTGGCGTCGCCGTTTCCGCAGCCGGGATGGCCACGACCTGCCGCCGCCGAGGTCTAAGCCGAGGACCCTCAGGAACCGTTCGCTTCCTGGAGTATACGTCCTATGGAGCCGCTCCATGCCCTGCTCGCCGGTGCGGCAGCGCTTGTGGCAGCGGGCGGAGGCGGATATTGGTGGTGGCGGCGGCGACAGGCGCCCGGCCCCGCCGATTCGGCTTCCCCTGCTCCTTCCCCACCGGCGGATCATGTTGCTAGACCTGCCTTTACTCCTTCTCCCGCGGTTAGCAGTGCGAGCCTTGCCGCTGTTTCCTCCGCCCCGCCTGCCGCAGTTCCCGCTTCCACGGACGGCATGGCGGCGGAAAAGTCTTCGCAGGTCCTGCTGGAATCGCAGCGGGAAGCCCGTGTGCTGGTGGAACAGGCGCGGGTGCAAGCCCAGCAGTTGCTCCGTGATGCCGAGCTGCAAGCGCGCGATTTGGCCATGCGGCGCCGGGAGGAACTCAATCGGGAACTGGAAGCCGCTCGTGCGGAGCTGCGCGAACAGGAACGGCGGTTAGAGAAGCGCGAAGCCGCCCTGGAGCAGAAGCTGCGCGAACTCCAGCGAAAGGAAAAACACCTCGAACAGACCCGCGAAAAACTCGCCGAACGGCGGGAGCAGTGGGAAAAAAAGCACCACCAGCTTGACGAGCTGCTCGCCCAGCAGATGCAGCAGTTGCAGCAGATCAGCGGTCTGAGCCGGGAAGGGGCGGAAAAACTTCTGCTGGAACGGCTGGAAAAGGAGCTAGCGGCGGAGCTGGCCGAGCGCATTCGCCGCCATGAGGAACGCGTTCGGGAAATTGCGGAGCAAAAAGCGCGGGAAATCCTGGCGACGGCCATCCAGCGCTGGTCCGCCCAGTACACTTCCACGCTGACCGTCAGCACCGTCGATATTCCCTCGGACGACATCAAGGGTCGCATCATCGGCCGGGAAGGGCGCAATATCCGCACCTTCGAGAAGATCACCGGCGTGGATGTCATCGTGGACGATACCCCCGGCGTGGTCGTGGTGTCGGCCTTCGACAACGTGCGGCGGGAGACGGCCCGGCGTGCTCTGGTCCGGCTCATCGAAGATGGACGCATCCACCCCAGCCGCATCGAAGAGGTGGTCAGCGAAACCCAGGCGGAGATGGAAAAATACCTCATGGAGTTGGGGCGTCAGGCCGCCCGCGATGCCGACGTGCAGTTGCTGCACGACAAGCTGATCCACCTGCTCGGCCGCTTGCATTTCCGCACCTCCTACAGCCAAAATGTCCTGGCGCATTCGGTGGAAGTGGCCCATCTCTGCGGGCTGATGGCCGGGGAGCTGGGCTTGAACCCCGCCCTGGCCCGGCGCTGCGGCTTGCTCCACGACATCGGCAAAGCCGCAGACCATGAGATGGAAGGCGGCCATCCCAAGGTGGGGGCGGAACTGGCCCGCCGCTATGGCGAGAACAACCCGGATGTGCTCCACGCCATCCAGTGCCATCACGATGACATCACCAGCGACCACATCTACACCGTGCTGGTCGCCGCCGCCGACGCCATCAGTGCCAGCCGTCCCGGTGCACGCCGCGAAACCCTGGAAAAATACATCCGCTGGATGGAAGAACTGGAAGCGGTCGCCTGTAGCTTCCCCGAAGTGGAACAGGCCTTTGCCATCCAGGCGGGACGCGAGTTGCGGGTCATCGCCAACGCCCACAAGACCACGGACGCCGACGCCGCCCGGCTCTGCCGTGAAATCGCCCGTGCCATCGAGCAGCAACTGGACTACCCCGGCGAGATCAAAGTCACCGTCATCCGCGAGACGCGCTTTGTGGACACGGCCCGCTGAGCGCCGCGGTCGGGAAGCGAACCGGAGGCGGGGTCGGCTTCCCTAGCGGGGTCGGCATTCCTAGCGGGGTCGATTTCCCCGGATTCCTTGGATATGCCGCCGATGCCGCCAGCAAGGAGGACGCCGACCGTAACGATGGCAGCGGGTCCAGAAAGGCCGGTCGTAGGGATCGGTCCCTGGGCGAAAGCCTCCGCGGCGGAAGCAATTTCCTGGCAAACGGCCGGCGGCGGGGGTACGTTGAGAGAAAGAGGAGGCGTGGTGCCGGCGGGGGCAGGTCCAGGCGGCAGCGGACGAAGGAGGCGCAAAGCCATGTGTCCAGCGAAGTCTTGGGTGCGCGGGGCCAGTGCGCTGTGCGGTTTGGTGTGGATCGGAGCGCTGACCGTCTGGGGTCAACCTCCGCGGCCACCGGCGCCGGCGGACCCCCTCGCCCGACGGCAGGTCGCGGACCAGAAGGCCCAGGCAATGGTCCAGGAAGCGATCACTCTGGCCCAGCGCTATGCCCGGACCAACCCGGCCAAAGCCGTGCAGGTCCTCCGTAGCGCCCTGGCGGACATCGAAACCTCCGCGGCGATCAGCCCCACCATGCGGCAGCAGTTGAGCGGGCAGTTGCAGGCGGCCATCGCCCAGGTCCAGGGTCGGCCCGTGCCGCCTCCGCCCGCCGAACCCGGACGCCCCAGCCCGCAGGACCTCCAGAAAAGCCGACAGCAAGCCTACGAACGCTACCTCGCTGAAGTCCGCGACGTGCAGGAGGCCATTCAGCGGATCGCCCAGTTGCAAGAGCGCGGCCAGCTCGAAGCCGCTCAAAAACAGATCGACGAACTCGCCCGGCGCTACCCGGACAACCCCGCCGTCCTTCTCCTTCAGGACAAGGAGCGCTTTGCCCAGGGGGTGCGGGACGCCCAGACCTTCGCCCGC
This genomic interval from Thermogemmata fonticola contains the following:
- a CDS encoding RNA polymerase sigma factor, with the translated sequence MSWDFPSKAGGEPMSGEKESLPAERGAQSPVGKAGEEGLRLASDELLLARWGQSGDPLAFALLFERHRTAAYRVAWRLLGNEADALDAVQEGFIKVLTQWHQFRGQSRFKTWLMRVVSRVALDIGRQRQRHNRCESWSRQADLQSSMHSPREERLDGEELRQQVQTALASLPALQRQALVLYVDGGLTYREIADVQGVSLGTVMSRLFHARRKLRALLARQVPDP
- the rny gene encoding ribonuclease Y — its product is MEPLHALLAGAAALVAAGGGGYWWWRRRQAPGPADSASPAPSPPADHVARPAFTPSPAVSSASLAAVSSAPPAAVPASTDGMAAEKSSQVLLESQREARVLVEQARVQAQQLLRDAELQARDLAMRRREELNRELEAARAELREQERRLEKREAALEQKLRELQRKEKHLEQTREKLAERREQWEKKHHQLDELLAQQMQQLQQISGLSREGAEKLLLERLEKELAAELAERIRRHEERVREIAEQKAREILATAIQRWSAQYTSTLTVSTVDIPSDDIKGRIIGREGRNIRTFEKITGVDVIVDDTPGVVVVSAFDNVRRETARRALVRLIEDGRIHPSRIEEVVSETQAEMEKYLMELGRQAARDADVQLLHDKLIHLLGRLHFRTSYSQNVLAHSVEVAHLCGLMAGELGLNPALARRCGLLHDIGKAADHEMEGGHPKVGAELARRYGENNPDVLHAIQCHHDDITSDHIYTVLVAAADAISASRPGARRETLEKYIRWMEELEAVACSFPEVEQAFAIQAGRELRVIANAHKTTDADAARLCREIARAIEQQLDYPGEIKVTVIRETRFVDTAR